The region CCAATCGGGCAGCTCTTACGATGGCTTACCAGCAACCGGTATCTCCAATATGCTGAGGAGGTCCCTGGGTTTGAGATACCCACAAGTTGGACACGGAGGTTCAGCAAAGACTCTGATTCCGGCTCGTCGTCTGACAATGTGCTCGCAAGCAGAGCTGAGGCTTCCCATGCAGCCACCAACTCTGTAACACAAAACGTCGACGGGGCTGACGAAACGGCAACTACATGGAACAAACAAAGAACTTCGTTTACAAGGTGCGAGTATTCTCACGATGAGGACGTATTTGCCGTGGATTGGTATGGCAAAGATGACCCCGATAATCCGTACAACTGGTCACCTAACAAGCGGCACTTCGTTACCTTCATCATCTGTTTATACACTTTTGTAGTTTACATGTCATCATCAGTCTACATAAACTCTACCAAGGGAGTAATGGAGAGATTCGATGTAAACATAGTTCAGGCTACTATAGGATTGTCTCTATATGTGCTGGGTTATGGCGTCGGACCACTAATCTTCTCGCCACTCAGCGAAATACCATCAATCGGTCGAAACCCCATCTACATCACCACAATGGTGATATTCGTCGTCGTATCAATACCTGCAGCATTGGCAAGTAGCTTCGGCGAGCTTATTGCGTTGCGCTTTCTTCAAGGGTTCTTTGGTTCTCCGTGCTTAGCTTCGGGTGGCGCCTCGGTCGGTGACATCTACAGCTTTCAGTCTTTGCCATATGCTATGCTTGCGTGGGTATCTGCTGCGTATTGCGGGCGTGAGTTCCTTCCTTTCATTTATGAGGCGTAGAGTGGTTGCTGACAGAATTGAATGTAGCGGCTTTGGGCCCCTTGCTGAGTGGCTATTCCGTCCCTGCAATGAATTGGCGATGGTCTCTATTGGAGACTATATGGGCCTCGGTTCCTGTCCTGTTTCTCAtgtttctcttcctcccgGAAACGAGCAGCGCCGGTATATTGTATCGAAGAGCGCAGCGACTCTCCAAGTTGACTGGGAAACAATTCGTCCTGCCGAGTCAACTCTCCAAACCGAAGGCATCGGCTACTTCGATCCTAGTTAATGCCATCATCAAGCCAGTTGAGATTACTATCAAGGATCCTTCCATACTATTTGTACAGATATACACGTCCATTATTTACGGAACCTATTATTCCTGTAAGTTCACAGACCATCACTGACCCTGACCCAAGCTAATTACGAACCGCAGTTTTCGAGGTCTTTCCACTTGTATACCCCGTCTACTACGGCATGAATGCTGGACAAGTCGGCCTCGTGTTCCTCCATGTTCTCGTTGCCTGTATACTAGGCGTTATTACCTACATCCTATGCCTGCGCTATCTAGGCAAGGGTGGCTTAGCCACACAAGAAAGCCGTCTGCTTCCCGCCTTGGTGTTCTGCTTTGGGCCAACGATAGGTCTCTTCATGTTCGCCTGGACAGCTAGAGAATCTATCCACTGGATTGTTCCCACTCTTGGAGTTACCATATACGGAGGCAGCGTCTTCGTTGTTCTGCAGTGCTTATTCATCTATATCCCCATGAGCTATCCTCAATATGCTGCCAGTCTCTTTGCCGCGAACGACTTTTTCCGCAGCGCGCTGGCG is a window of Pochonia chlamydosporia 170 chromosome 5, whole genome shotgun sequence DNA encoding:
- a CDS encoding cycloheximide resistance protein (similar to Aspergillus niger CBS 513.88 XP_001394871.1), coding for MADLVRDAPIGQLLRWLTSNRYLQYAEEVPGFEIPTSWTRRFSKDSDSGSSSDNVLASRAEASHAATNSVTQNVDGADETATTWNKQRTSFTRCEYSHDEDVFAVDWYGKDDPDNPYNWSPNKRHFVTFIICLYTFVVYMSSSVYINSTKGVMERFDVNIVQATIGLSLYVLGYGVGPLIFSPLSEIPSIGRNPIYITTMVIFVVVSIPAALASSFGELIALRFLQGFFGSPCLASGGASVGDIYSFQSLPYAMLAWVSAAYCGPALGPLLSGYSVPAMNWRWSLLETIWASVPVLFLMFLFLPETSSAGILYRRAQRLSKLTGKQFVLPSQLSKPKASATSILVNAIIKPVEITIKDPSILFVQIYTSIIYGTYYSFFEVFPLVYPVYYGMNAGQVGLVFLHVLVACILGVITYILCLRYLGKGGLATQESRLLPALVFCFGPTIGLFMFAWTARESIHWIVPTLGVTIYGGSVFVVLQCLFIYIPMSYPQYAASLFAANDFFRSALACGSVLFAHPLFGNLGVARGVSLLAGLSVIGIIGMWLLYWYGARLRAMSKFAATT